The Thermus brockianus genome window below encodes:
- a CDS encoding LLM class flavin-dependent oxidoreductase codes for MEFGLYTFGERTFDPGLGRPPTAEERLKRLLEEAELADEVGLSLFAVGEHHREDYVVSAPAVVLAAIAARTRRIRLASAVVVLSSEDPIRVFQQFSTLDLLSGGRAELWVGRGSFVESFPLFGYDLRDYEALFEEKLALLQKLREEEKVFWPGGRFTRPIPGLGVYPRPKQNPLPLWVAAGGSPESAVRAGKLGLPLVLAIIAGSPQRFLPFVELYRETAQAHGHTPRLALAAHGFVAEDDAEAFRLAAPAFLEVMNRIGRERGWRPMDVNYFAWSRGLQGADFIGDPLRVAEKALYWHELFRPERLILQLTVGTLPHTKVLRAIELLGTEVLPRVQKALATRPVAG; via the coding sequence GTGGAGTTCGGCCTTTACACCTTTGGCGAGCGCACCTTTGACCCCGGGCTGGGCCGCCCCCCCACGGCGGAGGAGAGGCTAAAGCGCCTTTTGGAGGAGGCAGAGCTAGCCGACGAAGTGGGGCTTTCCCTCTTCGCCGTGGGCGAGCACCACCGGGAGGACTACGTGGTTTCGGCCCCGGCGGTGGTGCTTGCCGCCATAGCGGCCCGCACGCGGCGGATACGCCTCGCCAGCGCCGTGGTGGTCCTCTCCTCCGAGGACCCCATCCGGGTCTTCCAGCAGTTTTCCACCCTGGACCTCCTTTCTGGCGGGCGGGCGGAGCTTTGGGTGGGCCGGGGCTCGTTTGTGGAGTCCTTCCCGCTTTTTGGGTACGATCTCCGGGATTACGAGGCCCTTTTTGAGGAGAAGCTTGCCCTTCTCCAGAAGCTTCGGGAAGAGGAGAAGGTCTTTTGGCCCGGGGGGCGCTTCACCCGGCCCATCCCGGGCCTTGGGGTATACCCGAGGCCTAAGCAAAATCCCCTGCCCCTTTGGGTGGCGGCGGGGGGGAGTCCGGAGTCGGCGGTGCGCGCCGGGAAGCTTGGGCTTCCCCTGGTCCTCGCCATCATCGCCGGAAGCCCCCAGCGCTTCCTGCCCTTTGTGGAGCTTTACCGGGAAACGGCCCAGGCCCACGGCCACACCCCCAGGCTCGCCCTCGCCGCCCACGGCTTCGTGGCGGAGGACGACGCCGAGGCTTTCCGCCTCGCCGCCCCCGCCTTCCTAGAGGTGATGAACCGGATCGGGCGGGAGCGGGGCTGGCGGCCCATGGACGTGAATTACTTCGCCTGGTCGCGGGGCCTACAGGGGGCCGACTTTATCGGCGACCCCCTTAGGGTGGCGGAGAAGGCCCTTTACTGGCATGAGCTTTTCCGCCCCGAGCGGCTCATCCTCCAGCTCACCGTGGGCACTCTTCCCCACACCAAGGTGCTCCGGGCCATAGAGCTTTTGGGCACGGAGGTCCTGCCCCGGGTGCAAAAGGCCCTCGCTACACGCCCTGTCGCAGGATAG
- the sat gene encoding sulfate adenylyltransferase — protein MVETLPTLQIGEDERLDLENLATGAFAPLQGFMTREETLSVAEAMRLPTGEVWTIPILLQTPERPRVGRGETLALVHGGERVALLHVQDVYALDLRQLAKQVFGTESEAHPGVARLYAKGPYALGGRVEVLKPRARGPLEKTPEEVRALFRAWGWRRVVAFQTRNAPHRAHEYLIRLGLELADGVLIHPILGAKKADDFPTEVIVQAYEALIRDFLPQNRVALLGLATPMRYAGPKEAVFHALVRKNFGATHFLVGRDHAGVGDFYDPYAAHRIFDELPPLGIEIVRVGAIFHCPLCGGIASERTCPEAHREKRLSISMTKVRSLLREGKTPPPELVRPELLPILRQGV, from the coding sequence ATGGTGGAGACCCTTCCCACCCTACAGATTGGCGAGGACGAGCGCTTGGACCTGGAGAACCTGGCCACGGGGGCCTTCGCCCCCCTGCAAGGCTTCATGACCCGGGAGGAAACCCTAAGCGTGGCCGAGGCCATGCGCCTGCCCACAGGAGAGGTCTGGACCATCCCCATCCTCCTCCAGACCCCGGAAAGGCCCCGGGTGGGCCGGGGGGAGACCCTGGCCTTGGTCCACGGCGGGGAGCGGGTGGCCCTCCTCCACGTGCAGGACGTGTACGCCCTGGACCTAAGGCAACTGGCCAAGCAGGTCTTCGGCACGGAAAGCGAAGCCCACCCCGGTGTGGCCCGCCTCTACGCCAAAGGCCCCTACGCCCTGGGGGGTAGGGTGGAAGTCCTAAAACCCCGGGCGCGCGGCCCCTTGGAGAAAACCCCCGAGGAGGTGCGGGCCCTCTTCCGGGCATGGGGGTGGAGGCGGGTGGTGGCCTTCCAAACCCGCAACGCCCCCCACCGGGCCCACGAGTACCTGATCCGGCTCGGCCTGGAGCTGGCGGACGGGGTCCTCATCCACCCCATCCTCGGGGCCAAAAAGGCGGACGACTTCCCCACGGAGGTCATTGTCCAAGCCTACGAGGCCCTTATCCGCGACTTCCTCCCACAAAACCGCGTGGCCCTTTTGGGCCTCGCCACCCCCATGCGCTACGCTGGGCCCAAGGAGGCGGTTTTCCACGCCCTGGTGCGCAAGAACTTCGGGGCCACCCACTTCCTGGTGGGCCGGGACCACGCCGGGGTGGGGGATTTCTACGATCCCTACGCCGCCCACCGCATCTTTGACGAGCTTCCCCCTCTGGGCATTGAGATCGTCCGGGTAGGAGCCATCTTCCACTGCCCCCTTTGCGGCGGCATCGCCTCGGAAAGGACCTGCCCCGAGGCCCATAGGGAGAAGCGCCTTTCCATCAGCATGACCAAGGTGCGGTCCCTCCTGCGGGAGGGGAAAACCCCTCCACCCGAACTGGTGCGGCCCGAACTCCTCCCTATCCTGCGACAGGGCGTGTAG
- the cobA gene encoding uroporphyrinogen-III C-methyltransferase, with protein MGKVYLVGAGPGDPELLTLKAHRLLQEAPVVLHDRLVDERILGLVRGKKVYVGKEEGESRKQAAIHHLLLHYARRYPFVVRLKGGDPFVFGRGGEEALFLLRHGIPVEVVPGVSSLLATGLPLTHRGLAHGFAALSGVVEGGGYPDLTPFAHVPTLVVLMGVKRRVWIAKELLRLGRNPQEPTLFVERATTPRERRILARLGEVAQGKVSVEAPALWILGETVQVFEEARLKAEALPWR; from the coding sequence ATGGGTAAGGTCTACCTGGTGGGGGCAGGCCCAGGCGACCCCGAGCTCCTCACCCTCAAGGCCCACCGCCTCCTCCAGGAGGCCCCCGTGGTCCTCCACGACCGCCTGGTGGACGAACGCATTCTGGGCCTTGTCCGGGGAAAGAAGGTCTATGTGGGGAAGGAGGAGGGGGAAAGCAGGAAGCAAGCGGCCATCCACCACCTTCTCCTCCACTACGCCCGCCGCTACCCCTTCGTGGTGCGCCTAAAGGGTGGGGACCCCTTCGTCTTCGGCCGGGGCGGGGAGGAGGCGCTTTTCCTCCTCAGGCACGGGATCCCCGTGGAGGTGGTCCCGGGGGTAAGCAGCCTCCTCGCCACAGGGTTACCCCTCACCCACCGGGGCCTCGCCCACGGCTTCGCCGCCCTTTCCGGCGTGGTGGAAGGAGGCGGCTACCCCGACCTGACCCCCTTCGCCCACGTTCCCACCCTGGTGGTGCTCATGGGGGTAAAGCGGCGGGTCTGGATCGCCAAGGAGCTCCTCCGCTTGGGCCGCAACCCCCAAGAACCCACCCTCTTTGTGGAACGGGCCACCACGCCCAGGGAGCGCCGCATCCTCGCCCGCCTGGGCGAGGTGGCCCAAGGCAAGGTGTCCGTGGAAGCCCCTGCCCTCTGGATCCTAGGGGAAACGGTGCAGGTCTTTGAGGAAGCCCGCCTTAAAGCCGAAGCCCTCCCATGGAGGTAG
- a CDS encoding sulfite exporter TauE/SafE family protein: MAFLLGFFIAFAIGVTGVGAGTITAPLLMLALGLPPEVAVGTALLFGFLVKLPAGAVYLAQRQVAPKALALLLLGGIPGVLLGSLLLTGVKGAKDLVLLLVGLTVVASAALGLWRSFGKPTVGRERPRLLPPAAFGIGLEVGFSSAGAGALGTLLLLYATRLSPQQVVGTDILFGLVLSLLGGGVHLLFGQVAPDLLLTLGTGGILGATLGALFATRLPREPLRVALLLWLLFVGGHLIYRGVAHG, from the coding sequence ATGGCCTTCCTCCTGGGCTTCTTCATCGCCTTCGCCATCGGGGTCACAGGGGTGGGAGCGGGAACCATCACCGCACCCCTCCTCATGCTGGCCCTGGGGCTTCCCCCGGAGGTGGCGGTGGGCACCGCCCTCCTCTTCGGTTTCCTGGTGAAGCTCCCCGCAGGTGCGGTCTACCTCGCCCAGAGGCAGGTGGCGCCCAAGGCCCTGGCCCTCCTCCTCCTCGGAGGAATACCCGGGGTGCTCCTGGGAAGCCTTCTCCTCACAGGGGTCAAGGGGGCTAAGGACCTTGTCCTCCTCCTGGTGGGCCTCACCGTGGTGGCCTCCGCCGCCTTGGGGCTTTGGCGGAGCTTCGGGAAACCCACCGTGGGCCGGGAGAGGCCTAGGCTTCTTCCCCCCGCGGCCTTTGGGATTGGCCTCGAGGTGGGCTTTTCCTCCGCCGGGGCCGGGGCCTTGGGCACCCTTCTCCTCCTCTACGCCACCCGGCTCTCCCCGCAACAGGTGGTGGGGACGGATATTCTCTTCGGCCTCGTCCTCTCCCTCCTAGGGGGTGGGGTGCACCTCCTCTTCGGCCAGGTGGCCCCGGACCTCCTCCTCACCCTGGGGACCGGGGGGATCCTGGGCGCCACCCTGGGAGCCCTCTTCGCCACCCGCCTGCCCCGGGAACCCCTGAGGGTGGCCCTCCTCCTCTGGCTCCTCTTCGTTGGGGGGCACCTCATCTACCGGGGGGTGGCCCATGGGTAA
- a CDS encoding phosphoadenylyl-sulfate reductase: MDKVKSAKALVQEALAQSQNPCFTCSFQAEDVAVLHMLLEVKPDIPILFLDTGYHFPEVYAYRDAMQRRFGFRLVNLQASLSREEQERRYGKLYESDPTRCCQIRKVEPLFQALEGYDTWFTGLRREQSPTRANLQPLEEAVLPSGHRLRKVSPLYDWTLKEVFAYLAVQDLPYLPLYDQGYLSIGCAPCTAKPLDPNDPRSGRWAGKGKLECGIHLHGKEG, from the coding sequence ATGGACAAGGTGAAAAGCGCCAAGGCCCTCGTACAGGAAGCCCTGGCCCAAAGCCAAAATCCCTGCTTTACCTGCAGCTTCCAAGCGGAGGATGTGGCGGTGCTCCACATGCTTTTGGAGGTCAAGCCCGACATCCCCATCCTCTTCCTGGATACCGGCTACCACTTCCCCGAGGTCTACGCCTACCGCGACGCAATGCAAAGGCGTTTCGGCTTCCGCCTGGTGAACCTTCAGGCCTCTCTTTCCCGGGAAGAGCAGGAACGCCGCTACGGGAAGCTCTACGAAAGCGACCCCACCCGCTGCTGCCAAATCCGCAAGGTGGAGCCCCTTTTCCAAGCCCTGGAAGGGTACGACACCTGGTTTACCGGCCTGAGGCGGGAACAGTCTCCCACCCGGGCCAACCTCCAGCCCCTGGAAGAAGCGGTCCTCCCTTCGGGCCACCGGCTCAGGAAGGTAAGCCCCCTTTACGACTGGACCCTCAAGGAAGTCTTTGCCTACCTGGCGGTGCAGGACCTGCCCTACCTTCCCCTTTACGACCAAGGCTACCTTTCCATCGGCTGCGCCCCTTGCACCGCCAAGCCCCTAGACCCCAACGACCCCCGTTCCGGACGCTGGGCGGGTAAGGGCAAGCTGGAGTGCGGCATCCACCTGCACGGGAAGGAGGGGTAG
- a CDS encoding precorrin-2 dehydrogenase/sirohydrochlorin ferrochelatase family protein yields the protein MTYFPLMLDLKNRPVLLIAGGPETEAKLHALLQAGARVTVLAEEDAWGLSALEREGRIRWLRRGYREGDLEGYFLVLSHPKDKAIHPRVRREAEERRIFLVAVDDPEHASAILPAVLRRGDLVAALSTSGAAPALAVRLKERLARLFPETYGELVAFLRTLRPRIAQIPGFEERRRLWYRIVDQALEELDLDPKEGLSKAIAKAEATLEEVWTR from the coding sequence ATGACCTACTTCCCCTTGATGCTGGACCTTAAAAACCGCCCTGTCCTCCTTATCGCCGGGGGCCCCGAGACCGAGGCCAAGCTCCACGCCCTCCTCCAGGCTGGGGCCCGGGTTACGGTGCTGGCGGAGGAGGACGCTTGGGGCTTGAGCGCCCTGGAACGGGAAGGGAGGATCCGCTGGCTCCGGCGGGGCTACCGGGAAGGGGACCTGGAAGGCTATTTCCTGGTCCTCAGCCACCCCAAGGACAAGGCCATCCACCCCCGGGTGCGCCGGGAGGCGGAGGAAAGGCGCATCTTCCTGGTGGCGGTGGACGACCCAGAACACGCCAGCGCCATCCTTCCCGCCGTGCTCCGCCGGGGCGACCTGGTGGCGGCCCTTTCCACCTCGGGCGCGGCCCCCGCCCTGGCGGTGCGCCTCAAGGAGCGGCTCGCCCGGCTCTTCCCCGAGACCTACGGGGAACTCGTGGCCTTCCTCCGCACCCTAAGGCCCAGGATCGCCCAGATCCCGGGCTTTGAGGAGAGGAGGCGGCTTTGGTACCGCATCGTGGACCAGGCCCTGGAGGAGCTGGACCTAGATCCCAAGGAAGGCTTGTCCAAGGCCATCGCTAAGGCTGAAGCCACCCTGGAGGAGGTATGGACAAGGTGA
- a CDS encoding uroporphyrinogen-III synthase — protein sequence MRIAYAGLRRREEFKALAEKLGFTPLILPAQTTEKVPVPEYQDRLRELHQGVDLFLATTGVGVRDLLEGGRTLGLDLKGPLAEAHRLARGAKAARILREEGLSPHAMGDGTSPSLIPLLPEGPGKAALQLYGKPLPLLEGALREKGYEVLSLMPYQHLPNPEGIRALEAAIRERAVEAVAFVAAIQVEFLFEGARNPHALREALNTQVKAVAVGRVTADTLREWGVRPFYVDETERLGSMLQGFKKALFQEVP from the coding sequence ATGCGCATCGCCTACGCTGGCCTAAGACGCAGGGAAGAGTTCAAGGCCCTAGCGGAAAAGCTGGGCTTTACGCCGCTCATTCTCCCCGCCCAGACCACGGAAAAGGTGCCCGTCCCCGAGTACCAGGACCGCCTCCGGGAACTCCACCAAGGGGTGGACCTCTTCCTCGCCACCACGGGGGTGGGCGTGCGGGACCTCCTGGAGGGAGGCAGGACCCTGGGCCTGGACCTCAAGGGGCCCCTGGCCGAGGCCCACCGCCTGGCCCGGGGGGCCAAGGCGGCCCGCATCCTGCGGGAGGAAGGCCTTTCCCCCCACGCCATGGGGGACGGTACGAGCCCAAGCCTCATCCCCCTCCTCCCTGAAGGCCCGGGCAAGGCGGCGCTCCAGCTTTACGGCAAGCCCCTGCCCCTCCTGGAAGGGGCCCTAAGGGAAAAAGGGTACGAGGTCCTTTCCCTAATGCCCTACCAACACCTACCCAACCCCGAGGGTATCCGGGCCCTGGAGGCAGCCATCCGGGAAAGGGCCGTGGAGGCGGTGGCCTTCGTGGCCGCCATCCAGGTGGAGTTCCTCTTTGAAGGCGCCAGGAACCCCCACGCCCTCCGGGAAGCCCTAAACACCCAGGTGAAGGCGGTGGCCGTGGGCCGGGTCACGGCGGACACCCTGAGGGAATGGGGGGTAAGGCCCTTCTACGTGGACGAAACCGAGCGCCTAGGGAGCATGCTCCAGGGCTTCAAGAAGGCCCTTTTCCAGGAGGTGCCATGA
- a CDS encoding nitrite/sulfite reductase: MAGLSEVVEAEIRYLEAMIARLEAGEEDPEDFRVYRLKNGIYGIRGRPEHHMIRIKLPVGRITPEGLRVLADVAEAYTENRLAHVTTRQAVQLHHVHRRDVPKVLRAVNAVGLTTREACGHSIRAITCCPYAGVSPEEPFDVTPYAERAYRYFLRHPVGQNLPRKFKVAFEGCATDHARTPIHDIGVVAAVEGGKRGFRIYVGGGLGAAPMSAELLEAFTPEEDLLPTMLAIIRLFDRYGNRKVLTQARLKFLVKKWGIAAFREAVREERRVVKLTASGADLEAWAPPEDYPPPRLPNPPRKPFSFAPGFDAWRRTNLFKQKQEGFYTVTVRLPLGDITPEGLRALAEIAETYAGEIRSAISQNFLLRFVPEEALGGLYEALLQAGLAHTDAHTLLDITRCPGADTCNLAITRSRGLAQALGEKLQALPLAQDPGVKAISVKISGCPNSCGQHPIADIGFYGSSRKVGDREVPHYVLLLGGRTREGEARFGQVVGRIPAHRVPEAVEAILQRYLGERQNGESFQAYLDRVGAASFKALLEQFQEIPPYAETPEFYQDLGAEGEAFSVQLGRGECAV, encoded by the coding sequence ATGGCAGGGCTTTCCGAGGTGGTGGAAGCGGAAATCCGGTACCTGGAGGCGATGATCGCCCGCCTCGAGGCCGGGGAGGAAGACCCCGAGGACTTCCGGGTCTACCGGCTCAAGAACGGGATCTACGGGATTCGGGGACGCCCTGAGCACCACATGATCCGCATCAAGCTCCCCGTGGGCCGCATTACCCCAGAGGGCCTCCGGGTCCTGGCGGACGTGGCCGAGGCTTATACGGAAAACCGCCTGGCCCACGTGACCACCCGCCAGGCGGTGCAGCTCCACCACGTGCACCGGCGGGACGTGCCCAAGGTCCTCCGGGCGGTGAACGCCGTGGGCCTCACCACCCGCGAGGCCTGCGGCCACTCCATCCGGGCCATCACCTGTTGCCCCTACGCCGGGGTCTCCCCCGAGGAGCCCTTTGACGTCACCCCCTATGCGGAAAGGGCCTACCGCTACTTCCTCCGCCACCCCGTGGGGCAGAACCTGCCCCGGAAGTTCAAGGTGGCCTTTGAAGGGTGCGCCACGGACCATGCCCGCACCCCCATCCACGACATCGGGGTGGTGGCGGCGGTGGAGGGGGGCAAGCGGGGCTTCCGCATCTACGTGGGTGGGGGGCTGGGCGCCGCCCCCATGAGCGCCGAGCTCCTGGAAGCCTTTACCCCCGAGGAGGACCTCCTCCCCACCATGCTCGCCATCATCCGCCTCTTTGACCGCTATGGCAACCGCAAGGTCCTGACCCAGGCCCGGCTCAAGTTCCTGGTGAAGAAGTGGGGCATCGCCGCCTTCCGGGAGGCGGTGCGGGAAGAAAGGCGGGTGGTGAAGCTCACGGCAAGCGGGGCCGACCTCGAGGCCTGGGCCCCGCCCGAGGACTACCCGCCCCCTCGCCTCCCCAACCCGCCCCGAAAGCCCTTCTCCTTCGCTCCCGGCTTTGACGCCTGGCGGCGAACCAACCTCTTCAAGCAGAAGCAGGAAGGCTTCTACACCGTCACCGTGCGCCTCCCCTTGGGGGACATCACCCCCGAAGGGCTCAGGGCCCTGGCGGAAATCGCCGAGACCTACGCCGGGGAGATCCGAAGCGCCATCAGCCAAAACTTCCTCCTGCGTTTTGTGCCCGAGGAGGCCCTGGGTGGGCTCTACGAGGCCCTCCTGCAGGCAGGGCTCGCCCATACGGACGCCCACACCCTCCTGGACATTACCCGTTGCCCCGGGGCCGACACCTGCAACCTGGCCATCACCCGCTCCCGGGGCCTGGCCCAGGCCCTGGGGGAGAAGCTACAGGCCCTCCCCTTGGCCCAGGACCCAGGGGTAAAGGCCATCAGCGTCAAAATCTCCGGTTGCCCCAACTCTTGCGGGCAACACCCCATCGCCGACATCGGCTTCTACGGCTCTAGCCGCAAGGTGGGGGACCGGGAGGTGCCCCACTACGTCCTCCTCCTGGGAGGGCGGACCCGGGAAGGGGAAGCCCGCTTCGGCCAGGTGGTAGGCCGCATCCCCGCCCACCGGGTTCCCGAGGCGGTGGAGGCCATCCTCCAACGCTACCTAGGGGAGCGGCAAAACGGGGAAAGCTTCCAAGCCTACTTGGACCGGGTAGGAGCAGCTTCCTTCAAGGCATTGCTAGAGCAATTCCAGGAGATTCCGCCCTACGCGGAGACCCCGGAGTTCTACCAGGACCTGGGGGCGGAAGGGGAGGCCTTCAGCGTGCAGCTTGGGCGCGGGGAATGCGCCGTATAG
- the thiE gene encoding thiamine phosphate synthase — protein sequence MFGRLYLVVTPRPGWTWEEVLSRTERALGGGVEVLQLRAKDWEARPILELGERMLALARRYGVPFFLNDRPDLAALLGADGVHLGQGDLTPLEARRFFQGLVGRSTHAPDQALRALEEGADYLSVGPVWETPTKPGRKAAGLGYVRFAAENLGERPWFAIGGINLENLAAVLEAGARRIVVVRAILDAEDPEKAARAFRERLYGVA from the coding sequence TTGTTTGGAAGGCTCTACTTGGTGGTGACCCCAAGGCCTGGCTGGACGTGGGAAGAGGTGCTTTCCCGTACCGAGCGGGCCCTTGGGGGTGGGGTGGAGGTGTTGCAGCTTAGGGCCAAGGACTGGGAGGCCAGGCCCATCCTGGAGTTGGGCGAAAGGATGCTGGCCTTGGCCCGGCGCTACGGGGTTCCCTTCTTCCTCAACGACCGCCCGGACCTCGCCGCCCTCTTGGGGGCCGATGGGGTGCACCTCGGGCAGGGGGACCTGACGCCCCTGGAGGCCAGGCGCTTTTTCCAGGGCCTCGTGGGCCGTTCCACCCACGCCCCCGATCAGGCCCTACGGGCCTTGGAGGAAGGGGCGGACTACCTTTCCGTGGGGCCCGTGTGGGAAACCCCCACCAAGCCCGGGCGCAAGGCGGCGGGGCTCGGCTACGTCCGCTTTGCAGCGGAGAACCTGGGGGAGAGGCCCTGGTTCGCCATCGGGGGCATCAACCTGGAAAACCTGGCGGCGGTCCTCGAGGCGGGCGCCCGGCGCATCGTGGTGGTGCGGGCCATCCTGGACGCCGAAGACCCCGAGAAGGCAGCCCGGGCCTTTAGGGAGAGGCTTTATGGTGTGGCTTAA
- the thiS gene encoding sulfur carrier protein ThiS has translation MVWLNGEPKPLEGKTLKEVLEALGVEPERVAVLLNGEAYSGRELPPHVLQEGDEVEVVALMQGG, from the coding sequence ATGGTGTGGCTTAACGGCGAGCCCAAGCCCTTGGAGGGGAAGACCCTTAAGGAGGTGCTGGAGGCCTTGGGGGTGGAGCCGGAGCGGGTGGCCGTCCTCCTCAACGGGGAGGCCTACTCCGGCAGGGAGCTTCCGCCCCACGTCCTCCAGGAGGGGGACGAGGTGGAGGTGGTGGCCCTGATGCAAGGGGGGTAA
- a CDS encoding thiazole synthase, which produces MDAWQVGPITLTSRLILGSGKFQDFAVMREAIEAARAEVVTVSVRRVEVGAPGHVGLLEALEGVRLLPNTAGARTAEEAVRLARLGRLLTGENWVKLEVIPDPAYLLPDPLETLKAAEMLLQEGFVVLPYMGPDLVLAKRLAALGTATVMPLAAPIGSGWGVKTRALLELFARERPGLPPVVVDAGLGLPSHAAEVMELGLDAVLVNTAIAEAKDPPAMAEAFRLAVEAGRKAYLAGPMRPREGASPSSPTEGVPLGRPG; this is translated from the coding sequence ATGGACGCTTGGCAGGTGGGACCCATAACCCTCACGAGCCGCCTCATTTTGGGCTCGGGGAAGTTCCAGGACTTCGCGGTGATGCGGGAGGCCATAGAGGCGGCGCGGGCGGAGGTGGTGACGGTTTCCGTGCGCCGGGTGGAGGTGGGGGCCCCGGGGCATGTGGGGCTTCTGGAGGCCCTAGAGGGGGTGCGCCTCCTCCCCAACACCGCCGGGGCGCGCACGGCGGAGGAGGCGGTGCGGCTTGCCCGGCTCGGCCGGCTCCTTACAGGGGAGAACTGGGTGAAGCTGGAGGTCATCCCCGACCCCGCTTACCTCCTCCCCGATCCCCTGGAGACGCTAAAGGCGGCGGAGATGCTTCTCCAGGAGGGCTTCGTCGTCCTGCCCTACATGGGGCCGGACTTGGTTCTGGCCAAAAGGCTCGCCGCCCTGGGCACGGCCACGGTGATGCCCCTGGCCGCCCCTATCGGCTCGGGATGGGGGGTGAAGACGCGGGCCCTTCTGGAGCTCTTCGCCCGGGAACGCCCAGGCCTCCCGCCCGTGGTGGTGGACGCCGGGCTCGGCCTTCCCTCCCACGCGGCGGAGGTGATGGAGCTGGGCCTGGACGCCGTCTTAGTGAACACCGCCATCGCCGAGGCCAAGGACCCGCCCGCCATGGCCGAGGCCTTCCGCCTGGCGGTGGAGGCGGGGAGGAAGGCCTACCTGGCGGGGCCCATGCGGCCTAGGGAGGGGGCGAGCCCCTCTAGCCCCACGGAAGGGGTGCCCTTGGGGAGGCCAGGGTGA
- a CDS encoding NAD(P)/FAD-dependent oxidoreductase: MRAEVAVVGAGIIGALAAHELAKRGLEVLLLDAEKPGAATLASAGMLAPYPEGLSGELLEAGLFALDYYPELLAELGEKGFPVEAGFAGTFVAALSPGEKEAWEAEDPPPYPVRGALGARAFPGGYVHPRALREALLASLRGMGVPYLRAEAQGVREGQVVLAEGAVQARRILLAVGAWGARFGLGVRPLRGEALLLQGPSPPGPLFAGEGYLLPREGGVYVGATGREGWGEGVDLFGLRWLADYAHERFPLLEGARFRGVVWGYRPMGEVFVGEVGEGVYAATGHGRNGVLLAPWTARRLLRLMGVEG, encoded by the coding sequence GTGAGGGCCGAGGTGGCCGTGGTGGGGGCGGGGATCATCGGGGCCCTGGCCGCCCACGAGCTCGCCAAGCGGGGCCTCGAGGTTCTCCTCCTGGATGCGGAGAAGCCCGGCGCCGCCACCCTGGCGAGCGCCGGGATGCTCGCCCCTTACCCCGAGGGGCTTTCGGGGGAGCTTCTGGAGGCGGGGCTTTTCGCCCTGGACTACTACCCGGAACTTTTGGCGGAGCTTGGGGAAAAGGGCTTCCCGGTGGAGGCGGGCTTCGCCGGCACCTTCGTGGCCGCCTTGAGCCCCGGGGAGAAGGAGGCCTGGGAGGCGGAAGACCCCCCGCCCTACCCGGTCCGGGGGGCCTTGGGCGCCCGGGCCTTCCCTGGGGGGTATGTCCACCCAAGGGCCCTTAGGGAGGCCCTTTTGGCCTCGCTTCGGGGCATGGGGGTGCCCTACCTGAGGGCCGAGGCCCAGGGGGTGCGGGAGGGGCAGGTAGTCCTCGCCGAAGGGGCGGTACAGGCCCGGCGCATCCTCCTCGCCGTGGGGGCCTGGGGAGCGCGGTTTGGCCTAGGGGTGCGCCCCCTTAGGGGGGAGGCCCTCCTCCTCCAGGGACCCTCTCCCCCTGGCCCCCTCTTCGCCGGCGAAGGCTACCTCCTGCCCCGGGAGGGCGGGGTCTACGTGGGGGCCACGGGCCGGGAGGGTTGGGGGGAGGGCGTGGACCTCTTTGGGCTTCGGTGGCTTGCGGACTACGCCCACGAGCGCTTTCCCCTCCTGGAGGGGGCCCGCTTCCGGGGGGTGGTCTGGGGGTATAGGCCCATGGGGGAGGTCTTCGTGGGGGAGGTGGGGGAGGGGGTCTATGCGGCCACGGGGCATGGCCGGAACGGGGTTCTCCTCGCCCCTTGGACGGCGAGGCGGCTTTTGCGGCTTATGGGGGTGGAAGGATGA